In Cytobacillus oceanisediminis, the following proteins share a genomic window:
- a CDS encoding DUF1641 domain-containing protein — MAKAINNIKRFELSPEDKRKKDLEEVENALIDNKDSILELLTAVGHMHDRGVLSLLNGLFGQGDKVLNVLVKALDKPEATNTIKNLLLMVGTLGTINVRQLEPLLLKLNSGVARVAEYKETDEKTSYFDLVKALKDPEVNRAVTLLITFLKGMGEDTSDMERNTQLPEDQKMHKMEKNERDVPPNKRE; from the coding sequence ATGGCTAAAGCGATTAATAACATCAAGCGTTTTGAATTAAGCCCAGAGGATAAACGCAAAAAGGACCTGGAGGAAGTGGAAAATGCCCTGATAGATAATAAGGATTCCATTCTTGAGCTTCTGACAGCAGTAGGCCATATGCATGATCGGGGAGTTCTCTCATTATTGAATGGACTATTTGGACAGGGAGATAAAGTATTGAATGTACTTGTTAAAGCTTTGGATAAACCGGAAGCTACAAACACAATTAAAAACCTGCTGCTGATGGTTGGAACCCTCGGTACCATTAATGTCCGGCAGCTTGAGCCCTTGCTGTTAAAGTTAAATTCCGGTGTTGCAAGAGTTGCGGAATATAAAGAAACGGATGAAAAAACAAGCTATTTTGACCTTGTTAAGGCATTGAAAGATCCAGAAGTCAATCGGGCAGTTACGCTTCTGATTACCTTCCTAAAAGGAATGGGAGAAGACACAAGTGACATGGAAAGGAACACCCAGCTTCCAGAAGACCAGAAAATGCACAAAATGGAGAAAAACGAAAGAGATGTCCCTCCCAACAAAAGAGAATGA
- a CDS encoding nuclear transport factor 2 family protein, producing the protein MEGKTERLAQQQLDAYNQQNIDEFLGVYSDDVIVMTFPGNDVMYRGKEKMRERYSQLFKNNPNQHAELISRMVKENIVIDYEYVTGRANGESINAIAMYEINDDKIQKVWFVKQNSVN; encoded by the coding sequence TTGGAAGGAAAAACAGAAAGGCTTGCTCAGCAGCAACTTGATGCTTATAACCAGCAGAACATTGATGAATTCCTGGGAGTATATAGTGATGATGTAATAGTTATGACATTCCCTGGGAACGACGTCATGTATAGAGGAAAAGAAAAAATGAGGGAAAGGTACAGCCAGCTTTTTAAAAACAATCCGAATCAGCATGCTGAGCTGATTTCCAGAATGGTAAAAGAAAATATAGTTATTGATTATGAATATGTTACTGGAAGGGCAAACGGCGAGTCTATTAATGCAATAGCCATGTATGAAATTAATGATGATAAAATTCAAAAAGTATGGTTTGTAAAACAAAATAGTGTTAATTAA
- a CDS encoding 8-amino-7-oxononanoate synthase — MKKIGFILMAVFLTAALGIKTAEAAYLPEYDKYVEVSYEDARKIADLLGLKDVPLGEETARLSFEMQEKLIAKIEVILKTEIDHYYIWLTVDGQPVLGIDPPVPLYN, encoded by the coding sequence ATGAAAAAGATTGGGTTTATTTTAATGGCAGTATTCTTAACTGCCGCTTTAGGAATTAAAACTGCAGAGGCTGCATATTTACCGGAGTATGATAAATATGTCGAAGTTTCCTATGAAGATGCAAGGAAAATTGCTGATTTGCTGGGATTGAAAGATGTCCCATTAGGAGAGGAAACAGCAAGGTTATCATTTGAAATGCAAGAAAAATTAATCGCAAAAATTGAAGTGATTCTAAAAACTGAGATTGATCATTATTATATATGGTTAACAGTTGATGGACAGCCTGTATTAGGAATTGATCCTCCGGTTCCATTGTATAATTAA
- a CDS encoding GNAT family N-acetyltransferase, which yields MEYIRITSIQNPLFVKMHELMKDVFPPEEVLEFELWKEPLEDPGIRVFVAVHEGDVVGATEYRYYPQWNIAMTDFTIIGRQGLSLGRFLAQNRSKDLEELARKNGNELYGMFAEIYDPYGIEDHEFGGAKPMNPFVRREVLSHMGYKKLDFPYLHPSWKNDGEAVKGLDFCFMPADEETTEIPAELVINFLTEYYSVLSAKPQDWYTMIEQLKEKEYISLLPL from the coding sequence ATGGAATACATTAGAATTACGAGCATTCAAAACCCGCTTTTTGTTAAAATGCATGAATTAATGAAAGATGTCTTTCCTCCTGAAGAAGTACTTGAGTTTGAACTTTGGAAGGAGCCGCTTGAAGATCCGGGGATTCGTGTATTTGTTGCTGTTCATGAAGGGGATGTGGTTGGTGCCACAGAATATCGCTACTATCCGCAATGGAATATTGCCATGACAGATTTTACAATCATTGGACGGCAGGGCCTAAGTCTTGGCCGTTTCCTTGCACAAAATCGCTCAAAGGATCTGGAGGAGCTTGCCCGCAAAAACGGAAACGAGCTGTATGGCATGTTTGCTGAAATCTACGATCCTTATGGAATTGAAGACCATGAATTTGGCGGTGCCAAGCCAATGAACCCATTCGTCCGCCGTGAGGTTTTGTCTCATATGGGCTATAAAAAGCTTGATTTTCCTTATCTTCATCCTTCTTGGAAAAATGATGGGGAAGCAGTTAAGGGACTTGATTTTTGCTTCATGCCAGCTGATGAAGAAACCACCGAAATTCCTGCTGAATTAGTCATTAATTTCTTAACAGAATATTATTCTGTTTTATCTGCTAAACCACAGGATTGGTATACAATGATAGAGCAGTTAAAAGAGAAAGAATATATTTCCCTATTGCCTTTATAA
- a CDS encoding LVIVD repeat-containing protein codes for MKKEILIKTALAGALVLSAGGTTALAHDEFSGGIEKGDSLAGVELSVPLLEGTKNTGNLQEVAAVPLKEVKEGVQNSSGDVYAHKGFAYVGTHTKNGGEGGVRVFDMKDPSNPVEVSSFAHIPGTWQEKVIVKTVNTKHFKGDLAAVSVQKVDRTNPNAKGGFVLYDVTNPREPKELGFWEDTSGARGTHELYLTVQGNNVYVLTANCYADLYSHGEKMDVNIVDVSNPLTPETIYEFNPRNYIPEVSDGNYDGYNWTDEEGIQRAAFAHSVKTDGTGKTAFLSYWDLGTIMLDISDAKNPVYLGRTDFANGVQGAAHSMDLAKGGNVLIETREVFGPTREGFESAYGYTMIYDIKDKANPKLLSTFRTDFTEKIPGGATVHDPKVQGNTLYLSHYAGGVRTVDITDPSNPEEIGVYIPSKSNIWGVFVDRNYVLASDMGSGLKVLQKNGSQ; via the coding sequence TTGAAAAAGGAAATCTTAATTAAAACCGCATTAGCTGGAGCTCTTGTACTTTCTGCGGGTGGCACAACAGCACTTGCACATGATGAATTCAGCGGAGGTATTGAAAAAGGTGATAGTCTGGCCGGTGTCGAATTATCTGTACCATTACTTGAAGGCACTAAGAATACAGGTAATCTTCAAGAAGTTGCTGCTGTGCCGCTAAAAGAAGTTAAAGAGGGGGTACAAAATTCATCGGGTGACGTTTATGCGCATAAAGGGTTTGCCTATGTAGGCACACATACGAAAAATGGCGGAGAAGGCGGAGTGCGTGTTTTTGATATGAAAGACCCTTCAAACCCTGTGGAAGTATCGTCATTCGCTCATATTCCAGGGACTTGGCAGGAAAAAGTAATAGTAAAAACAGTTAATACAAAGCATTTTAAAGGCGACTTGGCTGCAGTCAGCGTTCAAAAGGTTGATCGCACTAACCCAAATGCAAAAGGAGGATTTGTATTATATGATGTAACAAACCCCAGGGAGCCAAAAGAGCTTGGATTCTGGGAAGATACATCGGGTGCACGGGGAACACATGAACTTTACCTGACAGTTCAAGGGAATAATGTTTATGTGCTGACCGCAAATTGCTATGCGGACCTTTATTCTCATGGTGAGAAAATGGATGTGAATATTGTAGATGTATCCAATCCTTTAACACCTGAAACTATTTATGAATTTAACCCGCGCAATTATATTCCTGAAGTAAGCGATGGGAATTATGACGGATATAACTGGACTGATGAAGAAGGAATTCAACGGGCAGCGTTTGCTCATAGCGTCAAAACAGATGGAACTGGCAAAACAGCCTTCCTTTCGTACTGGGATCTGGGAACAATCATGCTTGATATCAGCGATGCCAAAAATCCGGTATATCTTGGGAGAACAGATTTCGCCAACGGTGTTCAGGGAGCTGCTCATTCTATGGATCTAGCCAAAGGCGGAAATGTGCTTATTGAGACTAGGGAGGTATTTGGACCAACCAGAGAGGGCTTTGAGAGTGCCTATGGCTACACAATGATTTATGATATTAAAGATAAGGCCAATCCAAAGCTTCTTAGCACCTTTAGAACTGATTTCACTGAGAAGATTCCTGGAGGGGCAACGGTCCATGATCCAAAGGTTCAGGGGAACACATTGTATCTCTCTCATTATGCAGGGGGTGTAAGGACTGTGGATATTACAGACCCGTCCAATCCGGAAGAAATTGGTGTCTATATTCCAAGCAAGTCTAACATTTGGGGTGTATTCGTAGACCGCAATTATGTACTTGCATCCGATATGGGTTCTGGACTGAAAGTTCTGCAAAAGAACGGCAGCCAATAA
- the fdhF gene encoding formate dehydrogenase subunit alpha, protein MIDLPASLNIKINGIEMKAKQDQTVLQLLNDSSIEIPQVCFHPSLGAIETCDACIVSVNGELVRSCSTKIKDGDAIDTVDPDVKQAQTIAMDKILFNHELYCTVCDYNNGGCEIHNTVKAMKINHQSIPFDQKPYEKDESHPFYRYDPDQCILCGRCVEACQDVQVTETLTIDWERKRPRVIWDNDVPINESSCVSCGHCSTVCPCNAMMEKGMEGEAGFLTGIAKNTLRPMIDITKNVETGYGSILTISDMEAAMREEKIKKTKTVCTYCGVGCSFDVWTKGREILKVEPQAEAPANGISTCVKGKFGWDFVNSDERLTKPLIREGDSFREAEWDEALDLITQKFSEIKEQHGPDALSFITSSKCTNEESYLMQKLGRAVIGTNNIDNCSRYCQTPATVGLFRTVGYGGDAGSIEDIKNSELVLIIGSNTSESHPVLSTRVKRSQKLNGQKVIVADLREHEMAERSDLFVRPRAGTDMVWLSAITKYIIDQGWADEKFLQEKVNGLEEFVSNLEKYTLEFAEETTGISKDNLIKMAEMIHEANSVSALWAMGVTQHLGGSDTSTAISNLLLVTGNYAKPGAGAYPLRGHNNVQGAGDFGSSPDNLPGYQKVSDPDVRKKFENAWGVKLPVKAGLNNHEMVEGIHEGQLKAMYLKGEDMGLVDSNINYVQAAFEKLDFFVVQDIFLSRTAEFADVVLPASPSLEKEGTFTNTERRIQRLYQAFEPLGDSKPDWEIIIEVANRLGAGWTYTHPSEIMAEAARLMPLYAGVTYDRLEGYNSLQWPVAEDGTDSPLLYTEGFPFPDGKARLFPVDWTPALEYPMEYDIHVNNGRLLEHFHEGNMTYKSKGISSKTPEVFLEVSPELAEERGLKDGTLVRLTSPYGNVKVKCHITDRVKGKEVYLPMNDRGEAAINLLTSSYADKDTDTPAYKETKVKLEILSEEGINPLPRINHRYGNPQPQIGVNVQKKWARKDYIFPGEMVKKERKQHG, encoded by the coding sequence ATGATTGATTTGCCAGCATCTCTCAATATAAAGATAAATGGTATAGAAATGAAGGCAAAGCAGGATCAAACCGTTTTGCAATTATTAAATGATAGTTCGATTGAAATTCCCCAGGTTTGCTTCCATCCTAGCCTGGGTGCAATTGAAACCTGTGATGCCTGTATTGTTTCTGTTAATGGAGAACTCGTGCGTTCGTGCTCCACAAAAATTAAAGATGGAGACGCAATCGATACTGTGGATCCTGATGTAAAACAGGCGCAGACCATTGCCATGGATAAGATTCTCTTTAATCATGAACTGTATTGTACGGTTTGTGATTATAACAATGGGGGATGTGAAATACATAATACGGTTAAGGCGATGAAAATCAATCACCAAAGCATTCCGTTTGATCAGAAGCCTTATGAAAAGGATGAATCTCATCCATTTTACAGGTACGATCCGGACCAGTGCATTCTTTGCGGAAGATGTGTGGAAGCCTGTCAGGACGTCCAGGTTACTGAAACCCTTACCATTGATTGGGAGAGGAAGAGACCAAGGGTTATCTGGGATAACGATGTGCCCATTAACGAGTCTTCCTGCGTATCCTGCGGACACTGCTCCACTGTTTGCCCATGTAATGCCATGATGGAAAAGGGAATGGAGGGGGAAGCCGGATTTCTGACTGGCATTGCCAAAAACACCCTTCGTCCAATGATTGATATCACTAAAAATGTTGAAACAGGATATGGATCCATCCTGACTATATCCGATATGGAAGCAGCTATGCGAGAAGAGAAAATTAAAAAGACCAAAACAGTCTGCACATATTGCGGTGTCGGCTGCAGCTTTGACGTATGGACAAAGGGTCGCGAAATACTGAAGGTGGAGCCTCAGGCAGAAGCACCTGCCAACGGAATTTCTACATGTGTAAAAGGGAAATTTGGCTGGGATTTCGTGAATAGCGATGAACGATTAACGAAGCCGCTAATCAGGGAAGGCGATTCATTCCGTGAAGCAGAATGGGACGAAGCATTGGACCTGATTACACAGAAATTCTCGGAAATTAAAGAACAGCATGGCCCAGATGCATTGAGCTTTATTACATCATCTAAATGCACCAATGAGGAATCGTATTTAATGCAGAAACTTGGCAGGGCAGTCATAGGGACAAACAATATCGATAACTGTTCAAGATATTGCCAGACCCCTGCAACTGTAGGCTTATTCCGAACTGTGGGATATGGAGGGGATGCTGGTTCAATCGAAGATATTAAAAACTCCGAATTAGTGCTTATTATCGGTTCCAATACATCTGAATCCCATCCGGTTCTTTCGACTAGGGTGAAACGATCCCAGAAACTCAATGGCCAAAAAGTAATTGTGGCTGACTTAAGGGAACATGAAATGGCAGAGCGTTCTGATTTGTTTGTGCGTCCTCGTGCAGGTACGGATATGGTCTGGCTTTCTGCCATTACCAAATACATTATCGACCAGGGATGGGCGGACGAGAAGTTTCTGCAGGAAAAAGTAAATGGTCTTGAAGAATTTGTTTCAAACCTGGAGAAATATACACTGGAATTTGCAGAAGAAACGACCGGGATATCCAAAGACAATTTAATCAAAATGGCAGAAATGATTCATGAAGCCAATAGTGTTTCTGCATTATGGGCAATGGGTGTCACACAGCATCTTGGAGGCAGTGATACAAGTACAGCCATTTCAAATCTGCTTCTTGTAACAGGCAATTACGCCAAGCCTGGTGCAGGTGCGTATCCTTTAAGGGGCCATAACAATGTCCAGGGGGCAGGTGATTTTGGAAGCAGCCCCGATAATTTGCCTGGGTATCAAAAGGTTTCAGACCCTGATGTGAGAAAGAAGTTTGAAAATGCATGGGGAGTAAAGCTTCCGGTAAAAGCCGGACTGAATAATCACGAGATGGTAGAAGGGATTCATGAAGGTCAGCTGAAAGCGATGTATCTGAAGGGTGAAGATATGGGACTTGTGGATTCAAATATCAATTATGTGCAGGCTGCTTTTGAGAAGCTTGATTTCTTTGTGGTGCAGGACATTTTCCTTTCCCGTACAGCTGAGTTTGCAGATGTGGTGCTTCCTGCAAGTCCAAGTTTGGAAAAGGAAGGAACATTTACGAACACAGAGAGGAGAATTCAGCGTCTTTACCAGGCTTTCGAGCCGCTTGGGGATTCGAAGCCGGATTGGGAGATTATCATTGAAGTTGCCAACCGTTTGGGAGCGGGCTGGACATATACACACCCAAGCGAAATAATGGCCGAAGCAGCTAGACTTATGCCGTTATACGCAGGTGTTACTTATGATAGATTGGAAGGATACAATAGTCTGCAATGGCCGGTGGCTGAGGATGGAACGGACAGTCCTCTCCTCTATACGGAGGGATTTCCTTTCCCGGATGGCAAGGCAAGACTTTTTCCAGTAGATTGGACTCCTGCTCTTGAATACCCAATGGAATATGATATTCATGTCAATAATGGGCGTCTTCTGGAACACTTCCATGAAGGCAATATGACCTACAAGTCAAAAGGAATCAGCTCGAAAACACCGGAGGTTTTCCTGGAGGTATCACCTGAATTAGCCGAAGAACGAGGGTTGAAGGACGGCACGCTTGTCCGCCTGACTTCACCGTACGGCAATGTTAAAGTTAAATGCCATATAACGGATAGGGTTAAAGGAAAGGAAGTTTACCTTCCAATGAATGATAGAGGCGAGGCTGCCATAAATTTATTAACAAGCAGTTATGCCGACAAGGATACTGATACTCCCGCATACAAGGAGACAAAGGTTAAGCTTGAGATTCTGAGTGAAGAAGGGATCAATCCGCTTCCAAGGATCAATCACCGCTATGGCAATCCGCAGCCGCAGATTGGTGTGAACGTGCAAAAGAAATGGGCAAGAAAAGATTATATTTTCCCGGGAGAAATGGTGAAAAAGGAGCGGAAGCAGCATGGCTAA
- a CDS encoding carbon-nitrogen hydrolase family protein produces MKIRVSAVQYHLHTIRSFEEFARQCEHYIKTAQEFGSEFVLFPEFFTTQLLSIGSEQGTSLTINELPGFTEQYKMLFSNFAKDTKMHIIGGTHVINRDGRLYNVAHLFYPDGRIEEQAKLHITPTEVHEWNMSPGDGLRVFDTDKGRIAILTCYDIEFPEIVRMAKAKGADVIFCPSCTDDRHGFHRVRYTSHARAIENQVYVVVTGTIGSLPTVDFMRANFGQAAVITPNDIPFPPKGIMVEGELNDDMIVTADLDLSLLYEVRERGSVTTWRDRRTDLYVDWEKENIEG; encoded by the coding sequence TTGAAAATTCGTGTATCCGCTGTGCAGTACCATCTGCACACTATTCGTTCATTTGAAGAGTTTGCCAGGCAATGTGAGCATTACATTAAAACTGCCCAGGAGTTCGGATCGGAGTTTGTCTTATTTCCTGAATTTTTTACCACACAGCTTTTGTCCATTGGAAGCGAGCAGGGAACAAGTCTGACGATTAATGAGTTGCCTGGTTTTACAGAACAGTATAAAATGCTATTTTCCAATTTCGCTAAAGATACAAAAATGCATATTATAGGCGGTACACACGTTATTAACAGAGATGGCCGTCTTTATAATGTGGCTCATTTATTTTATCCGGATGGGCGGATTGAAGAGCAGGCTAAACTGCATATCACTCCTACTGAAGTCCATGAGTGGAATATGTCACCTGGAGACGGCCTCCGTGTATTCGATACAGATAAAGGCAGAATAGCCATCCTGACATGCTATGACATTGAGTTTCCGGAAATCGTCCGTATGGCAAAAGCAAAAGGAGCAGATGTTATTTTCTGTCCTTCCTGCACGGACGACCGGCATGGTTTCCACCGTGTCCGCTATACAAGCCATGCAAGAGCTATTGAGAATCAGGTTTATGTTGTGGTCACGGGAACAATTGGTTCCCTGCCTACTGTCGACTTTATGCGTGCCAATTTCGGCCAGGCAGCCGTCATTACACCGAATGATATTCCATTTCCGCCAAAGGGGATTATGGTGGAAGGCGAGTTGAATGACGATATGATTGTGACTGCCGATCTTGACCTCAGCCTTTTATATGAAGTCCGCGAGCGCGGTTCTGTTACGACTTGGCGCGACCGCAGAACGGATCTGTATGTAGACTGGGAAAAAGAAAATATCGAAGGCTGA
- a CDS encoding HD domain-containing phosphohydrolase produces MGIINEDSFIETVHMKGLQISLIASGDGTEVIYHKLDPGTMWGIEPQEGWQALEYLCVLSGELILRNGNETKKIKTGSSFFRAPVEEHYVFEAAATTEFLYVTSRPVFFHYSKVTKEMMELSISIEEKDGYTRDHCQRINKLSMLVGKTLELDSKQLVNLNLASFLHDVGKLRIPLEILQKPSKLTPKEWETMKKHSAFGREILEETGLPLLIDAGKVVEQHHERFDGKGYPQGLKGSEISIEASIISIIDSYDAITTDRVYKKGRSKEEAKKELLNYRGTMYHPEILDVFLELIDQI; encoded by the coding sequence GTGGGCATTATAAATGAAGATAGTTTCATTGAAACAGTCCACATGAAAGGGTTGCAAATCTCCTTGATTGCTTCAGGAGATGGGACAGAAGTAATTTATCATAAGCTTGATCCTGGTACAATGTGGGGGATTGAACCCCAAGAAGGATGGCAAGCATTAGAATATTTATGTGTACTTTCAGGGGAATTAATTCTTAGAAATGGAAATGAAACCAAGAAAATAAAAACAGGGAGTTCTTTTTTTAGGGCACCAGTAGAAGAACATTATGTTTTTGAAGCAGCAGCTACCACTGAATTTCTTTATGTAACTTCAAGACCAGTTTTTTTTCATTATAGTAAGGTAACAAAGGAAATGATGGAGTTATCAATTTCAATTGAAGAAAAAGATGGATATACCAGAGATCACTGTCAAAGAATTAATAAGCTTTCTATGCTGGTTGGAAAAACACTAGAGTTAGATTCTAAGCAACTAGTAAACTTGAATTTAGCTTCTTTTCTACATGATGTTGGGAAGTTGCGCATACCTCTGGAAATATTGCAAAAGCCCAGTAAACTCACTCCAAAGGAATGGGAGACAATGAAGAAACATTCTGCTTTCGGAAGAGAAATACTAGAGGAAACTGGACTGCCACTCTTGATAGATGCAGGAAAGGTAGTCGAGCAGCACCATGAAAGATTTGATGGAAAAGGTTATCCTCAGGGATTGAAAGGCAGCGAGATTTCTATTGAAGCTTCGATCATTTCGATTATTGATTCTTATGATGCTATTACGACGGATAGAGTATACAAAAAGGGCAGGAGTAAGGAAGAAGCTAAAAAAGAATTATTGAATTACCGTGGAACCATGTATCATCCTGAAATTCTGGATGTTTTCCTGGAGCTTATAGATCAAATTTAA
- a CDS encoding GNAT family N-acetyltransferase, whose product MAYKSEFYVFDGDQPVPAAIRNYTKADFDQLIDIQAECFPPPFPSDLWWNKEQLTNHVELFPEGALCIEVEGVLAGSLTGLIVDFDPSHPKHTWEEITDSGYIRNHSPQGNTLYIVDISVRPKFRKLGLGKLMMQAMYQVVINLGLDRLLGGGRMPGYHKFAHEMTAVDYLQQLIDGKKKDPVITFLLRCGRTPLSVAENYLEDEESFNYGALMEWKNPFKI is encoded by the coding sequence ATGGCATATAAAAGCGAATTTTATGTGTTTGACGGGGATCAGCCGGTGCCAGCTGCAATCAGGAATTATACTAAAGCGGATTTCGATCAGTTAATTGACATTCAGGCAGAATGCTTTCCGCCGCCTTTTCCTTCAGATTTATGGTGGAATAAGGAGCAATTAACAAATCATGTGGAACTCTTTCCGGAGGGTGCACTATGCATCGAGGTTGAAGGAGTATTAGCAGGGTCTTTAACCGGGCTGATTGTTGATTTTGATCCTTCCCACCCAAAGCATACATGGGAAGAAATAACCGACAGCGGCTATATTCGCAATCATAGTCCTCAAGGCAATACATTATATATTGTTGATATAAGTGTCCGCCCCAAGTTCCGAAAACTTGGGCTGGGCAAATTAATGATGCAGGCTATGTATCAGGTGGTCATTAACTTAGGGCTCGATCGCTTGCTTGGTGGGGGGCGGATGCCAGGCTACCATAAATTCGCCCATGAGATGACAGCCGTGGATTATCTCCAGCAATTGATCGATGGGAAGAAGAAAGATCCGGTTATCACATTTTTGCTGCGGTGCGGCCGAACTCCGCTTTCTGTGGCAGAAAATTATTTAGAAGATGAAGAGTCATTTAATTACGGTGCCTTAATGGAATGGAAGAATCCATTTAAGATCTGA
- the fdhD gene encoding formate dehydrogenase accessory sulfurtransferase FdhD, which translates to MDILSSRKIIRFQNGVLQEAEDSIVSEHPLTIHLNGEEFATMVCSPENIRELTIGFLASEGFIRRFEEIKDIQIDESKGFAYVELHTQTSTASHEFHSKRFIGSCCGKSRQFYFHNDARTARTSTSKLTLSPNQCISFMKQLQDGSLTFQETGGVHNAALFSADEMIVSRTDIGRHNALDKILGYCIENRIPVRDKVIAFSGRISSEVLLKAAKIGVGIILSKSAPTDLAIKLAEDLNITAVGFIRGQSFNVYSHPERIVSGKKN; encoded by the coding sequence ATGGATATTCTAAGCAGCAGAAAAATTATCAGATTTCAGAATGGAGTTCTGCAGGAAGCAGAAGATTCTATTGTTTCCGAACATCCTCTCACGATTCATCTAAATGGAGAAGAGTTCGCAACAATGGTCTGCAGCCCAGAGAATATTCGGGAATTAACAATCGGCTTTTTGGCTTCTGAAGGCTTTATCAGGAGATTTGAAGAAATCAAGGATATTCAAATAGATGAAAGCAAAGGATTTGCATATGTGGAGTTACATACCCAAACTTCTACAGCAAGCCATGAGTTCCATTCCAAGCGGTTTATTGGTTCATGCTGTGGAAAGAGCAGGCAATTTTACTTTCATAATGATGCCAGGACAGCCAGAACTTCTACATCTAAGCTGACTTTGTCTCCAAACCAGTGCATTTCATTTATGAAACAGCTTCAGGATGGCAGTCTGACTTTCCAAGAAACCGGTGGAGTACATAATGCCGCCTTATTTTCTGCAGATGAAATGATTGTCAGCAGAACAGACATTGGCCGTCATAATGCTCTGGACAAAATCCTTGGGTACTGTATTGAGAACAGGATTCCTGTAAGGGATAAAGTCATTGCATTCAGCGGCCGAATCTCTTCTGAAGTTCTGCTAAAAGCCGCCAAAATCGGTGTAGGCATCATTCTATCAAAATCAGCTCCGACTGATCTGGCCATAAAGCTGGCAGAAGATCTCAATATCACAGCTGTTGGCTTTATTCGCGGTCAGTCTTTTAATGTTTATTCTCATCCGGAAAGGATCGTTTCAGGGAAGAAAAATTAA